Below is a genomic region from Brassica oleracea var. oleracea cultivar TO1000 chromosome C9, BOL, whole genome shotgun sequence.
CAAGAAAAAGACGAAGAAGAAGAAGAAGAAGAAGTCTGTCGAAGAACAGGCCGAGCCCGATGAGGGTACGGAAGGTTGAGATATTGTGGTCCACGATGGTTCTGGCCGCGATGCTGCTGCACGTGCTGAAGGTGGATCGAATGATTCGCCGGGTGATCCTCTAGAGAGGAAGAAGAGAAAGAAACAGTCTGTCGACCATGATGCACCGGTTCTGACCGAGCGAGATAACTCTCACGCGTCAGAGGAGAGAGGTGAGGCGGGAGTTCGTCGTCCTACTCCTCCGCGGGTTGCTGCGCCGACGATCGGGAGCAGTGGTTTGGCTCCGAGGAAATCTCGGATCAAGTTTCCCGATCACGTAGAGTTTAAATACGACGGGGACATTCCTCTCTCATACGCATCGGCTGAGTACGCTGAACTTATCCGCCAGATGCGGGGCGGGCCGAGGGACATGCCAGCGGTGAGCGATCTGATCTTCAAAGAAGCTTATGTTGACGCGACTTGAACCAAAGTTCTGGTATAAAGACTCCTTTCTTTTGAACTCCTTTGCCCTTTCTTCTTTTATTGATCGTTGTTCTTGCTTCGTGTAGAGTGACGGGAGCATGAATTTCGCCATCGAGAAGTACGACACGGCGTTGAAGGACACACTGGCTCAGCTGGGTAAGGCCGAGAAGCTGGCGCGGGTGAGGGGCGAGGGGCCCGTAAATCGAGTGAGTTCAAGAAGACCATTGATCTGGCTGTTGTAGAGCGCGATCGACTGCTCGCGGGAAAGAAAGCCCAGAAGGAGAGGTTTCTGGAGAGATTTGGAGAGTTGAAAGACAAGTTTAGATCGTCTCGTGAAAGGGTTAAGGAACTCGAACAAGAGAAGACCGTCTTGGAAGCAGAGAAAGCTACTCTAGAGGAAGAGTAGAGATACACATCCCTTAGATGGGTGAGGGAGATCAACCGGGTGAGGGAGATCAACCGGCTGAAAGAGTCTCGGAGTTTCGAGGTTACCCACGAACGGGTAAGGGTTCATACAGAAATGATCGCGAAGAGTAATCGTCGGTTCAACAATATTCGCAACCGGGAGGTCCGTCGTAAGGATTTCGATCATGCCCGTCTCTTATACAGTCAAGCCTTTGGTACGAAGAAATGCCTTGAAGCTTTGAAGGCAAATGGGCGTGATATCCCGCAAGACATCATCGATGTGTTCTCCGAACAGGAAAAGCATTTTGAACTTGAGGCCAAGCGACTTGACGTCGGTGAGATCCCTGAGACCGATCTATCTCTTTCTCCGCTTTTACTCGACTCACCGTTCATCAACAAACATGTCTTGGCGGGACTCGATCCTTACGGGTCGAACACTGGACTTGTCGATCCCGGGACTGTGGTTTCTCTCCGAACTCCGAGTAGCTCTCATGGCGAACAGTCGGGTGATCGTCTTGATGATCCCGCACCCTTCGTTGAATTTGAGACTGCGCCTGCTGCAGACGAGCTTATTGCCTCCAAAGAAACCTCTGACAATGCTCCGCAGTTAGGCGGCAAGGTCGTAACCTCTCCGGGAGGTACGCAAGTTGGTGAAGGGGTCTTGGAGATTTCAGACTCTTCTTCAGAGGATCGGAGTGAAGGGGACCCAGTTGAGAAGACAACGGGTTCGGAGTTGGGTGACGCGGAGAAGAGCCCGGGCGCAAGGTCGAAACTTATCGAGACTATAGAAGCCACACCCGTCGATGAACAAACAGAAGGGATCAGCGTAGACCACCCAAATTCTTCCGCCGACGTCCCAGACAGATCAATTCCTCCAGTTGCCAATGCTTCTGAAGATTAACCCCAAATGTTGTTGTTGTTCCTCTTAGTCTTTTGCTTTCTTTTGGCCCTGAGAGGCGTTTGGTGTTGTAACTCTTTTTGTTTAAACTCTACTTTGAACTTCGTTAAATTTCAGTAAGTCGTTTCGTTGTTTCCTGACAGAATTTTCAACGAAATTTCCAGTAAGCCGTAAGGCGAAGTTTTCGGACTCAGAATTGCGACGGTCTTTTCAGTGAGTCGCTAAACGTTGCTTTAGACTTAGGAATTTTAACGATTTTTTAGTTAAGTTGTTTCGTTAGTCTTGAAGTAAAGCAGATAATCGATTGGTAGTTCGACGGTTTATCGAGACTGAATGCTCAGTACCAACTGTTCGGGTCATCGTAGCGTTCAGCTCTGACTGCGAAGAAAATCGTCTTATTTTTGAGCGACAACGGTTTTCGGTCAGTCTTAGGATAGTCTTAAAGTATTCGGTCGGCCAAACCTGACTTAAAGAATTATAAGATGATTGAAAGTTATCGTCTTGATCGTATTGGTTGGGGCCGCGATACAACCGAATGTCCCCCGAGCACGAGTCTGATCAGGACGTGTTCAATCGTGGGGTGCGAGTGCTAGTACGTTCGTTCGAGGGATAAGGGTCGCGCTTGTGCGTAAGCATCGCCGAAGCAAGTCATGCTTCTTCTCGTTGAGAGAACTTTTTTTGATTTTGGTTATAGCTGGACCGGTTAAGGTTGCCTACGTACCTCTAGGAGAGGATCAAGCCATTCGTAGTTCTTTTTTGATGAGTGAAAGTGGCAGTGGATGCGCATTCACAAGGGGTTTTTTTTTTAATGCGGGTGAAAGTGATGGTAGGTCATTCACTCGTTAGTTTTGAAGTTTGATCGAGTAAAAGTGGCAGTGTGTCAGTTACTCGATGACTCGATACTTTCTCAAGAGTAATATCTTCGGAGATGCATGGAGTTCCATGCTCTGGGAACGGGTTCACCGGTGGATGTTTTGAGTCGGTAAACTCCTGGTTTGATAACTTGAACGATTTTGTATGGTCCTTCCCAGTTAGTCCCGAGTTTGCCGGCATTCAACTCCTTGGTGTTTTCAAACACTTTGCGTAGGACGATGTCGCCTAGCTCGAGAGGTCGAGGTCTGACTTTCTTATTGTATTAGTTCTCGATCTGATGTTGATAATTCTGGATGCGGAGCAGTGCTTGGTCGCGTCGTTCTTCGATAGCGTCCAAGGCGTCGAGTAACATGTCACTGTTAAGCTCGACGTTTAGTGGCATTTTTGATCGTCGTAGGCTGGTTACGTTCACCTCTGCGGGAGCCATAGCCTCGACTCCATGGGCCATCGAAAAAGGAGTTGACTTAGTCGCTCCTCGAGGAGTCGTTCGGTGTGAACAAAGGACGCCGTCAAGTTCATCGGCCCAGCATCCCTTTTTCAAGTCGAGGCGTTTCTTCAGTCCATCGATTATTATCTTGGTGGACGCCTCGGTTTGACCGTTACTCTACGAGTATCTCGGGCTTGATGTATTGAGGCGGATCCTCCACCTCTCGCAGAATCCTCGAAACTTGTTCGATATGAACTGAGAGCCATTGTCGGTCACTATCTCATAAGGCAGGCCGTGGCGACAGATGATGTTCTTCCAGACAAACCTTTGAACCTCTTTTTATGTTATGTTGGCGAAAACTTCTGCCTCGATCCATTTCGTAAAAAAGTCATTTAAGACTAGGACGAAACGCTTTTGTCGGGAGCTCGGCATGGGTCCGATTATGTCCATTCTCCATCGCATGAAAGGGTACGGAGTCGTCATTGTCCGCAAGAGTTTCGTTGCTCGATGGATAGTCGAAGCGTGTCGCTGGCATTGATCACACTGTTGAGCGTATGCTTCACAGTCCGTATTCATCGTTGGCCAGTAAAACCTAGGCTTTTGACTTTTGAGGCGAGTGCTCGTCCTCCAGAATGATTTCTTGCGGCACCTTCGTGCGTTTCGGCCATTACGAGACGGGTTTCTTCGCCATGGATGCAATTCAAGAGTACTTTGGTTGCGGTCCACCGATGGAGTTCTCCATCCAGGATGACATAGTGAGCGCTTCGTGTTTTGAGCCGTCTCGCAATCCACTTCTCGGGAGGTAGCTTTCCATCGACAAGGTAATCGATGAATTCTGTCCTCCAGTCGGGGGCTTCAGTCTGTTCCGTCGCTGGATCTTCTTCCATGGCGACAACTTCTGTTATGGGTGCTACGATGGTCGTTTCGCTAGATGTCAGCTCGATGCTCGGTTTTTCGATTTATGGATTGGAATGGTTCGTTTCACCTGATCGCGTAGTCTGCTGCCTAAGGCGGCGAGGGCGCCGGCGCACACGTTTTCCCCTCTAGGGACTTTGGTGAGTTTGAAGAACTCAAAGTCCTTAGCGAGTGTTTGGACGACTTAAGGTAGGTGTCCATTCGTTCGTTACGGGCATCGTAGTCGCCGCTGAACCGACTAGTGACGAGTTGCGAGTCACAGTACGCACTGAGCCGTTTTGCTTTGATTGCCTTAGCAAGTTGTAATCCTGCGATGAGCGACTCGTACTCCGCTTCGTTGTTCGAAGCGGTGAAGCCGAAACTGAACGACTGTCTAATTAACTTGCCTGTTGGTGACTGTAGTTGGACTCCTGCTCCCGATCCTTTGTTTGTCGACGAACTGTCGACGTGGAGAATCCAGTTTTGACTTGGAAGGATTAGGTCTTGCTCCAACTATGGCGCGAGCTCGATCAAGAAATCTGCGAGGACCTGTGACTTTGCCGCCGTTCGATTTTTGAACACAATATCATGCTCACTGAGCTCGATAGCCCACTTCGATAACCGTCCAGAATGGTTGGTGTTTTGCATTACGGTGCGAAGGGGTTAATTCGTCAGTACTTCGATCGTGTGCGATTGGAAGTAAGGGCGTAGCTTCCTTGCTGACGTGATAACGGCAAGGGCCATTTTCTCAAGCGTGGGGTATCGTGTTTCTGGGTCGGTCATTCACTTGCTCGTGTAGAAGATAGGCTTTTGTTCACCTCGATCTTCTCGAATGAGGACACTGCTAACCGTGGTAGATGATACTGCGATATAGAGAGATAGTGTATCCTCGGCTTCTGGTTTGGATAGCACGGGAGGAGTCGTTAGGTACTGTTTGAGCTTTCCAGACGCTTCGTCGCACTTTTTCGTCCCAGACGAAACGCTTGTTACCGTGTAGCAGCTCGTAAAATGGGAGACACGTGTCCGTAGATCTGGAGATGAAGAGGTTTAACGTTGCAAATTCTCCCAGTTAGTCGCTGGACTTCTCGGCCATTCTTAGCAAGGTCAAGTATTGCGGTGATCTGCTTAGGATTCACTTTGATTCCTCGTTGGGTGACAATGTAACCCAAGAACTCGCCGGAAGTGGCGCCAAAGGTGCATTTCGCCGGGTTGAGTTTCATACTGTACTCGTTCAGCGTTTTGAAGCATTCCCTTAGGTGATTCAGATGGTCCGCCGCGCAGAGTGACTTGACCAGCATGTCGTCGATGTAAACCTACATCGTGTTCTCGAGTTTGTCGGTGAACATTCGATTGACGAGTCATTGGCAGGTCGCGCCGGCATTCTTGAGGCCGAATGGCATTACTTTGTAACAGTAAGTCCCCCTGTCAGTAATGAACGTTGTCTTCTCTCGATCGTCCGGATGCATCATGATCTGATTGTAGCCCGAGAAGGCGTCCATGAAAGTCAAGAGTTCGTTTCCAGCAATCGATTCGACTAGTCGATCGATATGCGGAAGCGGGTAACTGTCCTTCAGGTAAGCATTGTTTAGGTCGGTGAAATCAACGCAGACACGCCATTTTCCGTTCTTCTTCTTGACGACGACCGGGTTGGCCTACCACTCTGGATATCGCACCTCTCCGATTGAACCGGCTGCGAGCAGTAGCTCGACTTCTTCGTTGATGGCTTTGCTTCGCTCGGGGCCGAGTTTACGTCTTTTTTGGCGGATAGGCTTGATGGTTGGATCCACGTTCAACTCATGGGACGTTATGGCGGGATTGATTCCCTTCATGTCTGAGGTTGTCCAAGCAAAAGTTGACATGTTCTGCTTCAGGAAGTCGATGATCGCGCATTGCATTTCATTAGAGAGGAATGCGCCGACTCGGACTACTTTGCTCTTGTCGGATTCGTCAACCGGAACTTCTAGAATTTCGTCTTTCTAGGGCTGGATCTGCTTTGATATCGCGTTGATGCGAGGAGTCGATTGTTGCATCTTTACAATTGCAATCAGTAGGTCGCGTGCGGCCTGCTGGTCTCCTCGAAGTATCTGTACTTGACCGTCGGGCCATGGGAACTTCATGCGTTGATGGTACGTGGATGATATCGCCTTCATCGAATGCAACCAAGGGGTTCCGAGGATCGCATTATATGGAGCCCTTGTTCGGATGACGGAGAACTTAACAGTGCGCATTACACCACACGTGTAGACTGGGATCTTGATTGTCATGATCATTGTCTCGGAAGCTCCGTTGAATCCTGTGAGAAAGCAAGACGACGGCTTCATGTCGCGCAGGTCGACTCCCATCTTATTGAGTGTATCGCGAAAGATCAGGTCGACTGAGCTACCAGTATCAATCAGAACTTTGGTGACGTCACACTTTACGATTCCCAACTCAACAAGTAGAGGGTCATTATGAGGTAGGTGGACGCCGATGGCATCGTCAGGCGAGAAAGTGACCGGTGATCATTCTCGGGTTTTGATGGCCATTTCTTTGAGGTTACTGCCTGTCGTTGATAATCTTTAATTGATTGAACCGAGTCGCCACAAGGAGGTGAGCCCCCCATAATTACATTTAGGAACGGGGCGCGTTCGGCCCATTTGTTATGCAGCTGGATCCTCAAGTCGCTGGACGAGTCCTGGACGATAGGCTCTTGTTTGTCGTCGGTCTTGGCTCTCGTCTCTTCCAACTTTCGTCTTAAGTCAGAACGCTTAGGTCGATTGAGCTTGATCCTGAGATCTTCTGATTTCGAATTAAGCTGATCGCGAAGGTCGACGCCTCGGGGCTTTAGATGAGGTCGAATGCTGGTGCTTTCGACTCTTTTAGCTCTGGATTCTTCGATGACTGAGTAAAGATCGTCGCTGATATGGTCGTTGGAGTTATGCATGTTGTCAACTGTCTGTGATTTTTGCCTGAGCTTACTTCTCAAGTCGCATGCTTCGTTTGGTCCGCTGTTCTCGCTTGGTCGCTTGCTGGAGCGTTCGTGCGAGTCACGAACTTTGTTATCTTCCACTTCGTCTGATGAAGAACTTGGTCGCGCGAGGATGACCTAGACGCGTCGAAGATTACGAGGTTGCTCTTCCTCAGCATGTGTCTCGTCCTCGTCTTGCTCGTCTGGCTTGTCATCCTCTGTGCGTTTGGGTCGAGCTTCGGCCATGTCTTGAGACTTCTTGGCTTTTATGTCTTTGTTTTTGCTCCAGCTCTTGGTGTTGTTCGGTCTTGGCTTGGGTAGCTCGACATTCGACGTTCCTTTTTCGTAGGATTAGAAGAGGGCGTCGATTAGATGCCTGCAGTTTCTCGTATCGTGCGCTTTGGAATTATGGTAGCTGCACCATTGGTTTAGCTTGGTTGAGCCAGGACTCGAAGTTGGAGGCACCGAAGGAGTTTGCGGCTTCTCGTCGTTTTCCTAGACGTTCCAACCTTTCTCGCGTACGACGACGGTCGATCCTGAGAGATCGTTTTCATCGACTACGTAGACGAAGTTTTTCTTCTGGTTGGACTTGTTGCTCAGGGTGTGCTGTCGAGGTTCTTGGCGGGCCTCAGAAGCTTTCAGAGCTGTTGATTTTGTGGTCCCATTCATTTTCTTGAGTATCGTTGTTGTGTCTTCTTCCATCCGGATGAAGTTATTCGATCTGGCGATAGCATCTTGAAGCGACTTGGTGCGGTTTCGATAGAGATCTTCGCGAAAAAGGGATTTGAAGTAGAAGGTGTTCATCAGAGCGTCAACGGCGATGTTGTCCGGGACATGCACTTTCGAGGCGACAGCTTTGAACTTCTCCATGTAGTCGCGGAGGCTCTGGTTTGCACCCAGAGAAAGATTCCACAGGTCGGCGAGAGTTGCTCCTTGTCTCGTGAACATGATGTATTGTTTGAGGAAAGCGGCCGACAGGTCGTGGAAGTCGTTGATGGAGTCTTGTTCTAATCCAGTGAACCAACCGAGCGCTGGTCCTTGAAGACTCTCGACAAAGAGTCGACAATAGCCAGCGTCTCTTTCTTCATCAGAAAAGTTAGTTCGACCCATCGCAATGTTGAAAGCGGTGATATGGTCTGTTGGGTCAGCTTTTCCGGCGAAAGTCGGTAGACGGATTTTCTCTGTTGGTCGGTACAGCGTTTGTATTTGCCGTGGTGTTTGGGATAGTTGTGAGATCTAGACCGCTAGGTGTTTGGGTCTGGACGGCGTTTGTATTTGTCGTGGTCTCGACGCCGGCTGTTCGATAGGTGTCGAACAGCTGTTTTCGAACCGTTGTGGCCGGATCTGCCGAGTTTCCAGCTAAGGGAGCTAAGATTGCGGCGATAGCGGCAAGTTGCTCGTTCGTCGTCTTCTGAATGACGTCTTGCTGAGCCATTCTTTCTAGTATAGTGTCTTCGAAAGCTGCTGCTGTCGGAGCAGCTTCTGTCGGTGGTGACTCGTCGCCAGACGGCGAGCCTGAGTGAGCCATGATCTTGCTGACACTACTTTGTCTGCCCCACGGTGGGCGCCAACTGTTTGAACTGAGAACTGTCGATAAACCAGTGAATGAAAAGAGACGAGGACTCGTCGGTGGGTCAAAACAAAGGCGTTTTATTAGATCAAGATATTGCTCAGTCGAGTTACAAAAGAGGGAAGAAACAGGGAAACAAGCCGGCGAAAGCTAGTTCGCCGGAGAATACAATTCGACGAGAATAGTGAAATGAAACCCTAGTTTCTAACCGAAAGTAAGTGTGTAGTAATTTGGGGATCCCTTCCTTGTTGCCTCTCTCCCTCTTTTATAGGCGGTCGTTCGTTAACCTAATTCGTCTTGACCTAATGGGCATTTTTGTCGATTGGGAAGAGCTGTCGGGCCACTGCTTCGAGTCACCGAGTCGACTGCTTCCAGTTGCTCGCTTTGTCGGCTAAAAGCAGTCTCAAGTCGAACCGATCGGTCGCTCGCGAGTCGACGAGCCGAATTTCTCCTATATGATCGTGTGTTAGGACAATCATCAAGTGGGCCTTTTGTGAGGGTCAAGTTTCTTTTGATATTCCGACAATATCACGATTTTAAATCCCTTTCTGGTTTGCTGTTAAAACCAGCTTTTGCGGATTGTACTTTCTAGATATTTTTGTTTGTATAGCAGCAACATATGTCCAGGTTTTAAAACCTCTTACTGTCCGAAAAGATTAAAATCCATAATGTCTCCCCTTTTGTCTCAACGATTTCACTAATCCAGCAAATGTAAAAGATACAACTAATCACCTCGATGACTCGTTCAGAGGTTTTAACCAACGTTGTATATCTCAACTTAACAAATAGCAAAATGAGTAAGTTTATCTATCAGAGGGCTTGAAGGAGGGGCCACCTCACTGCTTCCACCTGCCATGAATCAAGCCACTAGTTTGTATGCCACCAATATCAGTTTTAGAGAAATGACTATAAGTGTCCTTCGGCTAAAAGGATTATCTTTCTATTGGGTGAGAATCATTGTCCATCTGCTGCATATCTGCAATCTTATACAGCTTTTCATTAAACAAAACCTGCGGATCTTTACGGATCAAAACACCATCCCCGTTGTAACCATCTTTCAAAAACACGGTCCAGTTCATCTCAGTACCAGCCAAGTAAAAGGTTGAGGGCTGCTTCTTAAGCATCTGGTAAGTCTGTCTAGTCAAGCTAAACTCGTCTTTGAATTCCACAATGTGATGAATCGAAGCTCTTTTCTCTAACGTCAAGCTCAAGAACTCGTGCACGATCCCTACACGGTACTTCTCTGCTTCCAATGTCCACACATCCAGCTTCCAACCATCAGAATAAGGCGAAACCAAAGGTAAAGTGTTCAACTGGTTCAGCTTCCTCGTATCTTTCTCTTCCAGTTCCAGTTCTATACCATGTTTCAATGGAAACTTAAACGCTCTTCTCGCTTTATCTTCGTCCACCATGAATGTTCTTTCAAGCTCACTCACCGAAAGATTCAGGTCCCAATTCACCAACTCAAGAATCCGGTTCCCATCTTGACCCGTCACAACCCGGAAATAATCCGGGTATTTCCCAACCCGGTCTCTGAAATCATCTGGAATCCCAAAAAGCAATCTAGTGTGATGGATTTTGCTAAGTAAGATCCGTTTATCTTTCGTCATCATCAAGAGCTTCCGTACACGATTAACTCTATCAAGCTCCATCGAGTCCATTAAAGCTCTCTCTTCCTCTAACAAATCCTCCATGAAATCGGAAAACCCTAACCACATCTTCCCATCGCTGTGTCGATACGTCTGAAAGATAAGAGGATGTTTAGGGATGTAACGAGTCACCTTACGGCCGCGTGGGAACCCTAGCTCACGGTAAAGCTTCCCTGCGTCGTCGAGGCGGAGAATCCGATCCGGCTGTTTCGTGATGAATTCTTTGGATCGGGTTAGGAATCGTAAATGGGCGTCGCGTGTGACGAGGGATTCGAAATGTTGGAGTCGGGTTGAGTCGTGTTGAACGGGTTTGGTTCTGGCGGATTCGGGTTTCTTCCGCTTCTTTTTGAATTTATCTGGCGTTTTGGTGATGAGGAATGAGGTGGAGAAAGGTTGGGTTGTTAAATTAGGGTTTGGTTTTGGGGAAGACGAGGAGATTTTGGGAAGTGATCGAACTATTGGCTTGCCTGATTTTAGGGTTCTAGAGAAGAGACGGAGCCAAGCCATTTCTGTGAGTTAAACCTTGGTTATCGCAACCGTAGCTGAGCATTATCGGACACCGCTTCTCTCCAAAAAAACTCCAAATATATAATTTTTTTCACTCAGAAAAAAAAATTCAAAACTCTTAGTAATAAAATTTTAAATTTGAACACGTCGACGTAATTATTACACAAATTTAAATATTACAACAATACTAACAGTCTGGTAAATTTGCTTCGAAACCTCCAAAATTTCTAAAACATTGTCCAATTTTTTTTGTGTAACCAAAAATGGAGTACAAAAATAATTTTATGGAATAATATCGTATTTTGTTTGTAGTTTAATATTTAATTATGTATTTCTATATATAATCTTATATATTTAATGTAAGATTTTATTAATTAATATTGTTGTAATATTTTTAAATATGTGATAGTTATTTATAAATGTTTTATGGATTTTTATTAATTATAACAAATATAAGGATCATAATGTAAAATACAAATACTTTTGAAGTTAAGTTTGAAGTTTTGCTTTTGGAGAAGAACACTTTGAAACTTTAAATTTAGAGTTTTGCAAACTCTAAAATAGAGAGTCTTTTTGGAGATGCTCTTAGTGAGCATCTACATACTGATTTTTAAAAGAATTTAATATATATACATTATTAATGATTAACAATAATCACTAAATCTTTATTAAAAATTAAAATACTATTTACAAGTATTAAAATAAATTATTTTAAGAAAATATAACAATACGTACTGAAATTTAACAATAAATAATCACTAGTAAATAAAACGCAAATAGCAACGGAGATGCTACAATTCGTAGTAAAACCAAAAAAGCTACGAACCTGTCACGTTTTTGGTACGAAAAAAAATGCAGCAAATCACAGCTAAATCGTAGCAAAATTTCTATGCTTTTGCTACGAAAACTAAATGTGGCAAAGTTTTGCTACAAATTAGTAACGAAAAAGAACGTGGCAACTTGCTACGAAATAAGAACGTGTCATTCGTGTGTCAAAAATCTACGCTTCGCTCCAATCGTTGGTTTAGTTTCTTTTTTTTTAATGGAAACGTTAGCTACGGCAATGTAACCGTATCAAATTCGTAGCAAATCCACCGAAAAACGTCCCACCAGTCAAATCATGTGTAAATGTCGGGGATAAAAAACAATTCACACAGCCACGACATGTTTTCGTAACAAAGCCCATGGCTTACTCTGAATGTGACGTCTCCTCGGTCTGACAATGTGCAGGACAAATAATTCAAGATATTTTGAGCTTGTTACGAAATGGGAACGTTGCAAAAACGTAGCAATTTTTGTAGCATTTTGTGGCAAAAAACGTAGCAAATATCGTAGCAAACCGTAGCAAAATCGTGGCAAGCTATTTTATATAAAAGCAAGCAACGAGTTCGATATCAACTTAAGCGAGTTTTTATTCAAGAGAGTTTGATATAGTTGTGGCAAAATTTGAGAGTTTAATGTCTGATTATTTTTATTCAAGAGAGTGGATGGATCGACACATTGATTCAATTAATAATTGTGTTTCTCGTGAGTTTAAGGAAGGTGTTGATGTTTTCATCACATTTTCTTCCAATCAAAATTCTTTTATAGAGGGAAAAACCATGTTATGTCCTTGTGCAAGATGTCAAAACCGAAAACAACGTGACTCGAGAACCTTATCTCGCCATCTTTACTGAGTCGGGTTCAAGAGTAATTATTATTTCTTGTCAAGCCATGGAAAAAATTACTATGACGTTGGCGAATCATCGACGGGAGGTCAATTTATGGGAGAAGATACACTGCATACAGAAAAAGAGACATAGCAGGAGAACTTTCTGAATGTTATGGGAGGAGACATTGGACCAACTCATGTATTAGAGGATGTGATGGAAGCACCCAATGAAGAGCAATATGAAGATGGCGTGTTTCAAGCATTTGAAACCGCTAATGAACCATTATACGAAGGATGTGTTGAAGGTATTTCTCAGCTATACTTGGCGTCACAGTTATTGAAAGTAAAAATCGATCATAATTTACCCGAGTCATGTTTGGATGAGATATCACAAACTTTTAGAGATGTTCTGCCACAACCAAACAAAGATTCTGCATCATATTATGAAATGAAGAAGTTAACAAAGGAGCTTGGTCTCCCTATTATGAAGATTGATATTTGTAAAGATAACTGCATGTTATTCTGGAAGGAAGATAAATAGTTGTTGGTATGTCGGTTTTGTGGGGAAGATCAATATCACCAGAACCATGGAAAGAGAAAAAAATTGGCCAAAACAAAGAATGTTTTACATGCTTATTACAGAAAGGTTGAAGCGGTTGTACCAACTTGAAGCGACTGCATCACAAATGCGGTGGCACGTAGAACATGAGTTGCCCAAAAGAGAAATCCATTACCCTTTTGATGGAGCAGCTTGGAAGCATTTTAACAAGGTACTAGGATAAGATCAGCGCAAATGAGTTTATAAAATAAAAATTTAAA
It encodes:
- the LOC106313850 gene encoding protein ROOT PRIMORDIUM DEFECTIVE 1; this encodes MAWLRLFSRTLKSGKPIVRSLPKISSSSPKPNPNLTTQPFSTSFLITKTPDKFKKKRKKPESARTKPVQHDSTRLQHFESLVTRDAHLRFLTRSKEFITKQPDRILRLDDAGKLYRELGFPRGRKVTRYIPKHPLIFQTYRHSDGKMWLGFSDFMEDLLEEERALMDSMELDRVNRVRKLLMMTKDKRILLSKIHHTRLLFGIPDDFRDRVGKYPDYFRVVTGQDGNRILELVNWDLNLSVSELERTFMVDEDKARRAFKFPLKHGIELELEEKDTRKLNQLNTLPLVSPYSDGWKLDVWTLEAEKYRVGIVHEFLSLTLEKRASIHHIVEFKDEFSLTRQTYQMLKKQPSTFYLAGTEMNWTVFLKDGYNGDGVLIRKDPQVLFNEKLYKIADMQQMDNDSHPIER